In the genome of Limanda limanda chromosome 15, fLimLim1.1, whole genome shotgun sequence, one region contains:
- the LOC133020351 gene encoding histidine-rich glycoprotein-like, whose translation MWEKERGDHATPHNTTPHQNTPHHTTTHHTKPRHNTPRQTTTHHITPHHNTPHHTTHHTTSCHATPQQNTTQHNTPHHSTSQHTTPRQATPQHRPRYTTQHHSTPKHTTPHHTTTQHTTPRHATPGNATTPAPHHTTTHHTKPRHNTPRQTTTHHITPQHITPHHTTPHHNTPRHARPRHNTDHHTPHHATPQHTTPHHSTPQHTTPGHATPKPHHSIPRHTTNHTSRHTTPHHITPHHNTPHNTTPHHNTPRQATPHQNHTTPYHATPQTTHHATPQHTTPHHATPQHTTPRHTKTPPLHTKTTSYHTKTTTRHATPQHNTPHQTTPNNTEW comes from the exons Atgtgggagaaggagagaggag ACCACGCTACACCACACAACACCACTCCACACCaaaacacaccacaccacaccacaacaCACCACACCAAACCACGCCACAACACGCCACGCCAGACCACCACACACCACATCACGCCACACCacaacacaccacaccacaccacacaccacaccacGTCATGCCACGCCAcaccacaacaaaacacaacacaacacaacacaccacaccACTCCACATCACAACACACCACGCCACGCCAGGCCACGCCACAACACCg ACCACGCTACACCACACAACACCACTCCACACCaaaacacaccacaccacaccacaccacaacacaacacaccacgCCACGCCACGCCACGCCAGGCAACGCCACAACACCggcaccacaccacaccacaacaCACCACACCAAACCACGCCACAACACGCCACGCCAGACCACCACACACCACATCACGCCACAACACATCAcgccacaccacaccacaccacaccacaacaCACCACGCCACGCCAGGCCACGCCACAACACCg ACCACCACACACCACATCACGCCACACCacaacacaccacaccacaccactcCACACCACAACACACCACGCCAGGCCACGCCACACCAAAACCACACCACTCCATACCACGCCACACCACAAACCACACATCAcgccacaccacaccacaccacatcACGCCACACCACAACACACCACACAACACCACTCCACACCACAACACACCACGCCAGGCCACGCCACACCAAAACCACACCACTCCATACCACGCCACACCACAAACCACACATCACGCCACACCacaacacaccacaccacaTCATGCCACACCACAACACACCACGCCACGCCACACCAAAACCCCACCACTCCACACCAAAACCACTTCATACCACACCAAAACCACAACACGCCACGCCAcgccacaacacaacacaccacaccAGACCACACCAAACAACA ccgAGTGGTGA